A genome region from Oceanispirochaeta sp. M1 includes the following:
- a CDS encoding SlyX family protein, which produces MDNEHDDKMINLDSRIMYLEDSIQQMSLQLMKKDRLIEIMQLKIASLEDKLKDMDERKMNRASADASEERPPHY; this is translated from the coding sequence ATGATGACAAGATGATCAATCTGGACAGCCGGATAATGTATCTTGAGGACAGTATACAGCAGATGAGTCTTCAGCTTATGAAGAAAGATCGTCTTATAGAGATAATGCAGCTTAAAATAGCAAGCCTTGAAGATAAACTTAAGGATATGGATGAGAGGAAGATGAACCGTGCCTCAGCTGATGCTTCTGAGGAACGGCCTCCCCATTATTGA